In a genomic window of Rhopalosiphum maidis isolate BTI-1 chromosome 4, ASM367621v3, whole genome shotgun sequence:
- the LOC113549056 gene encoding uncharacterized protein LOC113549056: MWSVSERLIQDLPRTKITAESWHRKINRIISPHPGLHKFIQQLQKVQNETEITVEMLDCGRPTKKTKKVNIESNLRLKSIHARFISNENYDKLEYLREIAHNLNL; this comes from the exons ATGTGGTCAGTGTCAGAACGATTAATCCAAGATTTACCTAGAACTAAAATTACGGCAGAGTCATGgcacagaaaaataaatagaataatatcgcCTCACCCTG gtttacataaattcatacaacaattacaaaaagttcaaaatgAAACTGAAATAACAGTAGAGATGTTAGATTGTGGACGACCAACGAAAAAgacaaaaaaagttaatattgaaTCGAATTTAAGATTGAAATCAATTCATGCACGTTTTATTTCAAACGAAAATTACGATAAACTAGAGTATTTACGTGAAATCgctcataatttaaatctataa